One Pedosphaera parvula Ellin514 DNA segment encodes these proteins:
- a CDS encoding iron-containing alcohol dehydrogenase, whose amino-acid sequence MVSSFSFPTKIRFGAGVIQELPEHLTTLGMKKPLIVTDPGLLPTNAFKKLDKISNGRWPVFSGVHPNPTIEDVEAATKAYQENQCDSVIAFGGGSALDVGKVIRMCIKRPEKPLIPFEFGADWSGLVPCITIPTTAGTGSEVGRSSVIIKDGRKQVIFHPSLLASLVILDPELTVGLPPKLTAATGADALIHCIESVTSPVFHPMCDGIALEGIHLISQSLVKAVKNGKDIEARGRMLVAAMMGAVAFQKDLGAIHSLAHPLSTFCGLHHGTANALCTSVVMQFNASKLPGVYRRVGIALGLNNPDDATTIKHVSNLLCEIGLEPGLRAYGVKESQLDAMSDQAFADGCHQTNPVPVTRDDLRRLYQQAL is encoded by the coding sequence ATGGTTTCATCCTTTTCCTTTCCCACGAAAATAAGGTTCGGCGCAGGCGTCATCCAGGAACTACCAGAGCATCTCACGACCTTGGGCATGAAAAAACCATTGATCGTAACCGATCCCGGCCTCCTGCCCACCAATGCTTTCAAAAAGCTTGACAAAATTTCGAATGGCAGATGGCCTGTGTTTTCTGGAGTTCATCCGAATCCCACCATTGAAGACGTGGAAGCTGCCACGAAGGCTTACCAGGAGAACCAGTGCGATTCAGTGATTGCGTTTGGCGGAGGCAGCGCACTTGATGTGGGCAAGGTGATTCGCATGTGCATCAAGCGACCGGAGAAACCATTGATTCCTTTTGAGTTCGGCGCGGATTGGAGCGGGTTGGTTCCGTGCATCACGATTCCCACCACCGCGGGCACAGGCAGCGAAGTGGGTCGCAGCTCGGTTATCATCAAAGATGGGCGCAAGCAGGTTATTTTTCATCCTTCCCTTCTGGCCAGCCTGGTGATTCTCGATCCAGAGCTCACCGTTGGTCTGCCGCCCAAACTCACGGCGGCGACCGGGGCCGATGCACTGATTCATTGCATCGAGTCCGTGACATCACCCGTATTTCATCCCATGTGTGATGGCATTGCCCTGGAAGGCATTCATCTCATCAGCCAATCACTCGTTAAAGCTGTGAAGAATGGCAAGGACATCGAAGCGCGCGGCAGGATGCTGGTGGCTGCGATGATGGGTGCGGTCGCTTTCCAGAAGGACCTGGGAGCGATTCATTCACTGGCGCATCCCCTCTCCACTTTTTGCGGACTGCACCACGGCACTGCCAATGCGCTGTGCACATCAGTCGTGATGCAGTTTAACGCTTCGAAACTTCCTGGGGTTTATCGGCGAGTCGGCATTGCGCTGGGATTGAACAATCCCGACGACGCAACGACCATCAAACATGTCAGCAACCTGCTCTGCGAGATTGGACTTGAACCAGGATTACGAGCCTATGGCGTGAAGGAATCGCAACTCGATGCCATGAGCGATCAAGCTTTTGCGGATGGTTGTCATCAGACGAATCCGGTTCCAGTGACGCGAGACGATTTACGACGGCTTTATCAACAGGCACTTTGA
- a CDS encoding EF-hand domain-containing protein has product MKKAHLIVFALTLGTSLLTVSAQTRPGRGVRIPSHGAGNSGGNTNSSQGPMQGPPPSPILMVLDADHNGIISASEIMDAPVALLKLDKNGDGQLTPDELRPPLPPQNGHQTNAPQGLPPHGGGQGMQPPVPYLMTVLDTNHDGVLSAEEIANAPAALAELDTNGDAQLTHDEFCPPHQAPPAQQ; this is encoded by the coding sequence ATGAAAAAAGCACATCTGATTGTTTTCGCTCTCACCCTCGGAACCTCACTGCTCACGGTCTCCGCTCAAACCCGCCCCGGTCGCGGTGTGCGCATTCCCTCCCATGGCGCCGGCAATTCGGGTGGTAATACCAATAGTTCTCAAGGGCCCATGCAAGGTCCACCGCCATCACCCATCCTGATGGTTCTGGATGCGGACCACAATGGTATTATTAGCGCCAGCGAAATCATGGACGCTCCCGTTGCTCTGTTGAAATTGGACAAAAACGGGGATGGTCAATTGACTCCAGATGAATTACGTCCACCCCTTCCTCCTCAGAACGGACATCAAACGAATGCTCCTCAAGGCCTGCCGCCGCATGGTGGCGGACAGGGCATGCAGCCTCCGGTCCCATACCTTATGACTGTTTTGGATACAAATCATGACGGGGTGCTTTCGGCTGAGGAAATTGCCAACGCTCCTGCTGCGCTCGCTGAACTGGACACGAATGGTGACGCCCAACTCACGCATGACGAGTTCTGCCCGCCTCATCAGGCGCCGCCTGCCCAGCAATAA
- a CDS encoding ferritin-like domain-containing protein encodes MAKEETKQESNISREQMVHLLNEDLAREYQAIIAYTVYSQVLKGAEYMDIARELEKHAGEELAHALKISKQIDYFGGMPGVTPKPVKVSDDPQEMLKADLENERETVAQYRQRIRQAEAMGEFALSEILREIIVQEQDHEMDLSDALGIDVPLPKSIDNGRFAEFAPTGKHR; translated from the coding sequence ATGGCCAAGGAAGAAACTAAACAGGAATCGAACATTTCACGTGAACAAATGGTGCACCTGCTAAATGAGGATTTGGCGCGTGAATACCAGGCAATCATTGCCTACACCGTCTACAGTCAGGTCCTCAAGGGAGCGGAATACATGGATATCGCCCGCGAATTGGAAAAACATGCGGGAGAAGAACTAGCGCATGCCCTGAAAATTTCGAAGCAGATTGATTATTTTGGCGGCATGCCGGGAGTCACGCCCAAGCCGGTGAAAGTGTCTGATGATCCGCAGGAAATGCTGAAAGCGGATTTGGAAAATGAGCGCGAGACGGTGGCACAATACCGTCAACGCATACGCCAGGCAGAAGCCATGGGAGAATTCGCGTTGAGTGAGATTTTACGCGAGATCATTGTTCAGGAGCAGGACCATGAAATGGATTTGAGCGATGCCTTGGGAATCGATGTGCCACTGCCGAAAAGCATAGACAACGGAAGGTTTGCGGAGTTCGCACCAACGGGAAAACATCGCTAG
- a CDS encoding mechanosensitive ion channel family protein, which produces MNNAGVNLRTGLESAWTSFMTFIPNLFLFAVILIVGYFIAKIAAKVLNKVLSRLGFDRWVERGGIKRSMERANWTASQVVSTILFYTIFLFVLQLAFGVFGPNPISLIITGIIAFLPRLFAAMAILIVAAAVATGVKEILQATLGSLSYGRALATMASVAIVTVGIFMALNQVRIAPAIVNGLFYAALAVVVGSAIISIGCGGIAPMRREWEQALGKMHQEAPKLRAAASNAPRAAQAKTQEFGQPVAVAAAEEAQDLPERPRFPTQP; this is translated from the coding sequence ATGAACAACGCAGGAGTTAATTTGAGGACCGGGTTGGAATCGGCATGGACGAGCTTCATGACTTTCATACCGAATCTCTTTCTGTTCGCCGTTATCTTGATTGTGGGTTACTTTATAGCCAAGATTGCGGCCAAGGTCTTAAACAAAGTATTGAGTCGGCTGGGTTTTGACCGATGGGTGGAAAGAGGCGGAATTAAACGATCGATGGAGCGGGCAAATTGGACTGCGAGCCAAGTTGTGAGCACGATTCTCTTCTATACCATATTTCTGTTTGTGCTGCAGTTGGCGTTTGGCGTATTCGGGCCGAATCCAATCAGCCTCATCATCACAGGGATCATCGCATTTTTGCCCAGGCTCTTTGCGGCGATGGCGATTTTGATTGTCGCTGCAGCAGTGGCTACTGGCGTGAAGGAGATATTACAGGCCACATTGGGCAGTTTAAGCTATGGCCGGGCTTTGGCGACCATGGCTTCGGTAGCCATCGTCACCGTGGGTATCTTCATGGCACTGAATCAAGTGAGGATAGCACCCGCCATAGTAAATGGATTGTTTTATGCTGCGCTGGCCGTTGTCGTGGGTTCAGCCATTATTTCCATCGGCTGTGGCGGAATCGCACCGATGCGCAGGGAGTGGGAACAGGCACTGGGGAAAATGCATCAGGAAGCACCTAAACTTAGAGCAGCAGCATCCAACGCACCACGGGCGGCACAGGCAAAAACCCAGGAGTTTGGCCAACCTGTGGCTGTGGCTGCAGCCGAAGAAGCGCAGGATCTTCCTGAACGGCCGCGATTCCCCACCCAGCCTTAA
- the acs gene encoding acetate--CoA ligase, protein MPAPDKVTNITSLQTENRVFKPSKEFSSRAHVKSLAHYRKLYNESIKSPDKFWGKQAREELVWFKPWKKVLQWKAPFAKWFVGGQLNVSYNCLDRHLNTPTANKAALIWEGEPAGAGIPGEERTLTYKQLHHEVCKFANVLKRNGLKKGDRVIIYMPMVPEAAIAMLACTRIGVIHSVVFGGFSAQSVADRIFDCQARLVITTDGGYRRGAVVPLKKNVDEALTIKDAQGNSLTKTIEKVIVHRRANNDVRIEEGRDVWWHREMEQVDANCPAEKMDSEAPLFILYTSGSTGKPKGILHTTGGYLLGAKLTTKYIFDLQETDVYWCTADIGWVTGHSYVVYGPLANGATSFMYEGAPNHPEPDRFWRLIAKYGITVLYTAPTAIRAFMKWGVEWPRKHDLTSLRLLGSVGEPINPEAWIWYHEVVGGKRCPIVDTWWQTETGSIMISPLPGATPTKPGTATLPFFGIVPEIVDDQGKTLPKNSGGKLVIRKPWPSMLRGIWGDMQRYKDTYWSEVPGSYFTGDGCRTDKDGYFWIVGRIDDVLNVAGHRIGTAEVESALVSNQKVAEAAVVGRPDDLKGQALVAFVTVKTGVVADQNLRDELRNHVGKEIGPVAKPDDIRFAEALPKTRSGKIMRRLLKQIASGAEIKGDTTTLEDLTVLTKLGSSEE, encoded by the coding sequence ATGCCAGCACCAGACAAAGTTACCAATATCACGTCGCTCCAAACCGAGAATCGCGTTTTCAAACCGTCCAAAGAATTTTCCTCCCGCGCTCACGTCAAATCCCTGGCGCACTACCGCAAGCTTTACAACGAATCGATCAAGTCCCCTGATAAGTTCTGGGGCAAACAGGCCAGGGAAGAATTAGTCTGGTTCAAACCATGGAAAAAGGTGCTCCAATGGAAAGCTCCTTTCGCAAAATGGTTTGTCGGTGGCCAGTTGAATGTCAGCTATAACTGCCTCGACCGTCATCTCAACACTCCGACCGCCAATAAGGCAGCCTTGATTTGGGAGGGAGAACCAGCTGGAGCTGGTATCCCCGGTGAAGAACGCACATTGACCTACAAGCAACTTCACCACGAGGTCTGCAAGTTCGCGAATGTCCTGAAACGCAACGGCCTGAAAAAAGGTGACCGCGTCATTATTTATATGCCGATGGTTCCCGAGGCTGCCATCGCCATGCTCGCATGCACCCGTATTGGCGTCATTCACTCGGTCGTTTTCGGTGGCTTCAGCGCCCAGTCTGTGGCCGATCGAATCTTCGATTGCCAGGCCAGGTTGGTCATCACCACCGATGGTGGTTATCGTCGCGGAGCCGTGGTTCCCCTCAAAAAGAACGTCGACGAGGCTCTCACGATAAAGGATGCCCAGGGCAACTCTCTGACCAAAACCATTGAAAAGGTGATTGTCCATCGCCGTGCCAATAACGATGTCCGCATCGAAGAAGGGCGCGACGTCTGGTGGCACCGTGAAATGGAGCAGGTGGATGCCAATTGCCCGGCCGAAAAAATGGATAGCGAAGCGCCGCTGTTCATTCTTTATACCAGTGGTTCCACTGGCAAACCTAAAGGAATTCTTCATACGACCGGTGGCTATCTGCTCGGGGCAAAGCTCACCACCAAGTACATTTTCGATCTCCAGGAGACGGATGTTTATTGGTGCACCGCCGATATCGGCTGGGTTACCGGCCATAGCTATGTCGTCTATGGCCCTCTGGCTAATGGCGCCACCAGCTTCATGTACGAAGGGGCACCCAATCATCCTGAGCCAGACCGTTTTTGGCGGTTGATCGCCAAGTATGGCATCACTGTTCTCTATACTGCTCCCACCGCCATCCGCGCTTTCATGAAGTGGGGCGTGGAGTGGCCCAGGAAGCATGATTTGACCTCGTTGCGACTTCTGGGGTCGGTCGGCGAACCGATCAATCCCGAAGCCTGGATTTGGTATCACGAAGTTGTCGGTGGCAAGCGTTGCCCGATTGTCGATACCTGGTGGCAGACAGAAACCGGTAGCATCATGATTTCGCCACTCCCTGGTGCCACTCCAACCAAACCCGGCACGGCAACCCTTCCTTTCTTCGGAATTGTGCCTGAGATCGTCGATGATCAGGGAAAAACCTTGCCGAAAAACAGCGGCGGCAAACTCGTCATTCGCAAGCCATGGCCCAGCATGCTCCGCGGCATCTGGGGCGACATGCAACGCTACAAGGACACTTATTGGAGCGAGGTGCCTGGCAGTTATTTTACCGGCGATGGTTGCCGCACGGATAAAGACGGCTATTTCTGGATCGTTGGGCGCATTGATGATGTTCTCAACGTGGCCGGCCATCGAATCGGCACCGCTGAGGTTGAAAGTGCGCTGGTGAGCAACCAAAAAGTTGCCGAGGCCGCCGTGGTTGGCCGCCCCGACGATTTGAAAGGCCAGGCGCTCGTGGCCTTCGTTACGGTCAAGACTGGTGTGGTTGCCGACCAAAACCTGCGCGATGAACTGCGTAACCACGTGGGCAAGGAAATTGGGCCGGTGGCGAAACCTGATGATATTCGTTTCGCTGAAGCTTTGCCCAAGACCCGTTCTGGAAAGATTATGCGACGGCTGCTCAAACAAATCGCTTCCGGTGCGGAAATCAAGGGCGATACCACGACTTTGGAAGATCTCACAGTGCTCACAAAACTGGGCAGCAGTGAAGAATAA
- a CDS encoding dipeptidase, translating into MKSTFWIRNQVLTMRILGLTSLVVALGFTQPGAAADNPASSLKTNDAKIDEVKAILREVPLIDGHNDVPWQYRKLTNDADDIDLRSDTSKLKSPMVTDIPRLRAGGVGGQFWSVYIPPILTGSVAVRAVLEQIDVVHQMMARYPEAFELALTADDVERIHKKGKIASLIGMEGGHSIDGSLAMLRMTYVLGARYMTLTHTKNVPWADSANDEPRNHGLSSFGEQVVLEMNRLGMLVDLSHVSPDTMRSAIKISKAPVIFSHSCARALCDDPRNVPDDVLKMVATNNGIVMVTFFPQFLTEPARKHGLAKKDEWTRLAKVFPDDPEKRRAEMKVWDAAHPVNEPATLKDVADHIDHVRKVAGIDHVGVGGDYEGFDGPPVGMEDVSCYPALMAELMNRGYSREDIKKVAGQNLLRVLRQAEQVASRLQAGGK; encoded by the coding sequence ATGAAATCAACATTCTGGATTCGCAACCAGGTATTAACGATGCGAATCCTCGGCTTAACCTCCTTGGTGGTCGCACTCGGTTTTACTCAACCGGGTGCGGCTGCTGATAACCCCGCTTCATCCTTGAAAACCAACGATGCTAAAATTGACGAGGTAAAAGCCATCCTTCGCGAGGTCCCGCTCATTGATGGTCACAACGATGTCCCCTGGCAATATCGCAAGCTGACCAATGACGCGGACGACATCGACCTCCGGTCCGATACCAGCAAGCTCAAATCGCCCATGGTGACCGATATCCCACGTCTACGTGCCGGTGGAGTCGGGGGACAATTTTGGTCGGTTTATATTCCACCCATTCTGACCGGTTCCGTCGCGGTCCGCGCCGTTCTCGAGCAGATTGACGTCGTCCATCAAATGATGGCTCGTTATCCCGAAGCCTTCGAACTCGCACTCACCGCCGACGATGTCGAACGGATTCATAAAAAGGGAAAAATTGCCTCGCTGATTGGCATGGAGGGAGGTCATTCGATAGATGGCTCCCTGGCCATGTTGCGTATGACTTACGTGCTGGGTGCACGCTACATGACGCTCACTCACACAAAGAACGTTCCGTGGGCCGATTCAGCCAATGATGAACCAAGAAATCATGGCTTGAGTTCCTTTGGCGAGCAGGTCGTCCTTGAGATGAATCGGCTCGGAATGCTGGTCGATCTCTCCCACGTCTCGCCCGATACCATGCGTTCTGCCATCAAGATCTCCAAGGCCCCCGTTATTTTCTCTCACTCCTGCGCCCGCGCTTTGTGCGATGATCCACGGAACGTCCCGGATGACGTGTTAAAGATGGTTGCCACCAACAACGGCATCGTCATGGTCACTTTCTTTCCACAATTCCTAACCGAACCGGCGCGCAAACACGGTCTGGCTAAAAAAGATGAATGGACCCGACTGGCTAAAGTATTTCCGGATGATCCGGAGAAGCGTCGCGCTGAGATGAAAGTTTGGGATGCTGCTCATCCTGTTAATGAACCCGCCACATTAAAAGATGTCGCTGACCACATCGACCATGTGCGCAAAGTAGCTGGCATCGACCACGTTGGTGTAGGTGGAGATTATGAAGGCTTCGACGGTCCACCCGTGGGTATGGAGGATGTTTCGTGTTATCCCGCTCTCATGGCTGAATTGATGAACCGCGGGTACAGCCGGGAAGACATAAAGAAAGTGGCGGGGCAAAACTTGCTGCGCGTGCTGCGCCAGGCTGAACAAGTGGCTTCAAGATTGCAAGCCGGCGGCAAATAA
- a CDS encoding DUF883 family protein: MPETSNSKPWKEKSMEPRSQSEQLKKSAEEVTENLREASEEAQNRLSELWDVGKERVATYAKATDQKIHENPYQTIGIAFGVGLLIGVLINRRGRSED; encoded by the coding sequence ATGCCTGAAACCAGCAACAGCAAACCTTGGAAAGAAAAATCTATGGAACCAAGATCACAAAGTGAGCAGCTGAAAAAATCAGCTGAAGAAGTTACGGAGAATCTGCGTGAAGCCAGCGAAGAGGCACAGAATCGGCTGAGCGAACTGTGGGACGTCGGCAAGGAAAGAGTTGCCACCTATGCAAAGGCGACAGATCAGAAGATACATGAAAATCCCTATCAAACCATTGGCATTGCCTTCGGTGTTGGCCTGTTGATCGGAGTATTGATCAATCGCAGAGGCCGTTCTGAGGATTGA
- a CDS encoding GspE/PulE family protein, translating to MAEKDDYLVDILTDLGFVTAEQVARAREEATAAGVGVVDFLVANKLIRSADVTQAKAAHFGAEVVPLGDLQLADDVISLVRRDVAKKYRVVPISKFGNTVTIALADPSDLDTIDSLHHILRAEIEYKVASEEEIEFSLNKYYGGRAMMGENSQLEKTILELTQSEVAIPTGGAGGDDTVLEADAPIIKLVNTLIVEAFKLRASDIHLEPLSKTFRVRYRIDGVLQEMKSPPKRLQPSIISRLKIQSNMSIAEKRIPQDGRIQTQVGGKTIDLRVSCLPTNHGESIVMRILDKEGLRLGLPELGFFTDDQQTFERLIGLPDGILLVTGPTGSGKTTTLYSCLHFINRPDRKIITVEDPVEYQLAGINQVQVNELVGLTFSAALRSMLRQAPNVIMLGEIRDIETATIAINASLTGHLVFSTLHTNDAPGAVTRLIDIGVKPFLVASSTRALMAQRLVRKICRQCAAPYTPTDAELRSLGVDPGSVKDATFMKGKGCSNCSKTGYRGRFGVFEVFVIDDEARKLIYERVPSSVLRIRAREMGMRTLREDGIRKVLAGLTTTEEVVRATVGDVD from the coding sequence GTGGCAGAAAAAGACGATTATCTAGTAGATATTTTAACTGATCTGGGGTTTGTAACTGCCGAGCAGGTGGCCAGGGCTCGTGAAGAAGCGACGGCCGCCGGCGTCGGAGTGGTCGACTTTTTGGTCGCCAACAAACTGATTCGCTCCGCGGATGTCACCCAGGCCAAAGCCGCACACTTCGGCGCTGAGGTGGTTCCATTGGGTGATCTGCAACTCGCCGATGACGTCATTTCCCTCGTCCGCCGCGACGTCGCCAAAAAGTATCGTGTGGTGCCGATATCCAAGTTTGGCAACACCGTTACCATAGCTCTCGCCGATCCATCGGATCTGGATACCATCGATAGCCTGCACCATATCCTGCGCGCTGAAATTGAATACAAGGTTGCCAGCGAAGAGGAGATCGAATTTTCTCTCAACAAATATTATGGCGGTCGTGCCATGATGGGAGAAAACTCCCAGCTCGAAAAGACCATCCTGGAGCTGACCCAGTCCGAGGTTGCCATTCCAACCGGCGGTGCTGGCGGCGACGACACGGTTCTCGAAGCGGATGCCCCGATTATCAAGCTGGTCAATACGCTGATCGTTGAAGCTTTCAAATTGCGGGCTTCCGATATCCACCTGGAACCACTCTCCAAAACCTTCCGCGTTCGTTACCGAATTGACGGTGTGTTGCAGGAAATGAAGAGTCCGCCCAAGCGTCTTCAGCCTTCCATCATCAGCCGCCTCAAAATTCAGTCGAACATGTCCATCGCGGAAAAACGCATTCCGCAGGACGGACGCATCCAGACGCAAGTTGGCGGCAAGACCATCGATTTGCGCGTATCCTGCCTCCCCACAAACCATGGCGAAAGCATCGTCATGCGTATTTTGGACAAGGAAGGATTGCGCCTCGGCTTGCCGGAGCTGGGTTTCTTCACTGATGACCAACAGACCTTCGAACGATTGATTGGTTTGCCCGACGGTATTTTGCTCGTTACCGGCCCCACCGGTTCCGGTAAGACCACCACGCTTTATTCCTGTCTCCACTTTATTAACCGGCCCGACCGTAAAATCATTACGGTCGAAGACCCTGTTGAATATCAATTGGCTGGCATCAACCAGGTGCAGGTGAACGAACTGGTGGGGCTTACTTTCTCCGCCGCCTTGCGTTCAATGCTGCGTCAGGCGCCGAACGTGATCATGCTGGGGGAAATTCGAGATATCGAAACGGCCACCATCGCCATCAACGCCTCCCTCACCGGTCACTTGGTGTTCTCCACGCTCCACACCAATGATGCTCCCGGTGCCGTGACTCGTTTGATCGATATCGGCGTAAAGCCCTTCCTGGTTGCTTCTTCAACCCGCGCCTTGATGGCCCAACGTCTGGTTCGAAAGATTTGCCGCCAATGCGCAGCTCCCTACACTCCGACCGATGCCGAACTCCGCTCCCTGGGTGTCGATCCTGGCAGCGTGAAGGACGCCACCTTTATGAAGGGCAAGGGCTGCAGTAATTGTTCCAAGACGGGTTATCGGGGTCGCTTCGGCGTATTCGAGGTGTTTGTGATCGATGACGAAGCCCGCAAGTTGATCTATGAACGTGTTCCCTCTTCCGTGCTGCGCATTCGCGCCCGTGAAATGGGTATGCGCACACTGCGCGAGGACGGCATCCGGAAGGTGCTGGCTGGATTGACCACTACGGAAGAGGTGGTCCGCGCGACGGTGGGGGACGTGGATTGA
- a CDS encoding type IV pilus twitching motility protein PilT, with amino-acid sequence MSYQMSDLLQLMVSEGSSDLHIRVGLPPVIRVHGILHRVEGPILAPEDSEELMRSITSDDHIQHVRERGGSDFGFAFGELARFRVSVFKEKGNFGMVLRQIPNKLLPLDTIGLPPSVRELLYKPRGLVLVTGPTGSGKSTTLASMINVINEEREEAHIITIEDPIEFYHKHKKAVITQREIHVDVPSFAEALRRALRQDPDVILVGEMRDLETIDAAITAAETGHLVFGTLHTTGAAKTIDRIVNAFPTNQQEQIRIQLSTVLQAVISQLLIPRIDKPGRVAIFEIMVNTPSIAALIRDNKTFRLNSDIQTGAKFGMVTLDSCLLEAYMAGKIAREEVIQKSQDPITIQSKLQELELAQAMNVETSKKN; translated from the coding sequence ATGTCGTATCAAATGTCCGATTTGCTGCAGTTGATGGTCTCCGAAGGGTCGTCTGACCTGCACATTCGCGTAGGTCTGCCTCCCGTCATCCGGGTGCACGGAATTCTACATCGCGTGGAAGGCCCCATACTGGCTCCGGAAGACTCCGAAGAATTGATGCGCAGTATCACCTCGGACGATCATATCCAGCATGTCCGGGAACGCGGTGGTTCGGATTTCGGCTTTGCTTTCGGTGAGTTGGCCCGTTTCCGCGTTAGTGTATTCAAGGAAAAGGGTAACTTCGGCATGGTCTTGCGCCAGATCCCGAACAAATTGCTGCCGCTCGATACCATCGGATTGCCTCCGTCCGTCCGCGAACTTCTCTACAAGCCCCGTGGTCTGGTCCTGGTAACCGGCCCTACCGGCTCCGGCAAAAGCACGACGCTGGCTTCAATGATCAACGTGATCAACGAGGAGCGCGAGGAAGCTCACATCATAACGATCGAGGACCCGATCGAATTCTATCACAAGCACAAGAAAGCGGTCATCACGCAACGTGAAATTCACGTTGACGTGCCCAGTTTCGCCGAGGCTTTGCGCCGCGCCTTGCGTCAGGACCCTGATGTGATTCTGGTCGGTGAAATGCGCGACCTTGAAACGATTGATGCCGCCATCACGGCTGCGGAAACGGGTCACTTGGTGTTCGGCACCCTCCACACCACCGGCGCAGCCAAGACGATTGATCGTATCGTGAACGCCTTCCCCACCAACCAGCAGGAACAGATTCGTATTCAGCTTTCAACGGTGTTGCAGGCGGTCATTTCCCAGTTGCTTATCCCGCGTATCGACAAGCCGGGTCGCGTGGCCATCTTCGAAATCATGGTCAACACGCCTTCCATTGCCGCGCTGATCCGTGATAATAAAACCTTCCGTTTAAATTCCGACATTCAAACGGGCGCCAAGTTCGGCATGGTAACGCTGGATAGTTGCTTGTTGGAGGCTTACATGGCTGGCAAGATTGCCCGTGAAGAAGTAATTCAGAAGTCCCAGGACCCGATCACCATCCAGTCGAAATTGCAGGAATTGGAACTGGCGCAGGCCATGAACGTGGAAACGTCGAAGAAGAATTGA